From the genome of Gaiellales bacterium, one region includes:
- a CDS encoding OsmC family protein yields MALRSKVFTYGAELTWQGGHTAVVASGDRPPLPVAPPPEFPGGEDDRWSPEHIFLAALESCTMLSFLAHCAHNDLEVREYSARATGSIERRDEDQRYAFTHVKVVVHARMAPGQAAAARELTDKAERDCFITASTNADIENDWRILE; encoded by the coding sequence ATGGCGCTGCGATCGAAAGTCTTCACCTACGGGGCGGAGCTGACCTGGCAGGGCGGACATACCGCCGTCGTCGCCTCCGGCGACCGGCCGCCGCTGCCCGTCGCCCCGCCGCCGGAGTTCCCCGGGGGCGAGGACGACCGCTGGAGCCCCGAGCACATCTTCCTGGCCGCGCTCGAGTCGTGCACGATGCTCTCGTTCCTGGCCCACTGCGCCCACAACGACCTGGAGGTGCGCGAGTACTCGGCCCGCGCGACCGGGTCGATCGAGCGGCGCGACGAGGACCAGCGCTACGCCTTCACGCACGTCAAGGTGGTCGTGCACGCGCGCATGGCGCCGGGGCAGGCCGCGGCCGCCCGCGAGCTGACGGACAAGGCCGAGCGCGACTGCTTCATCACCGCCTCGACGAACGCCGACATCGAGAACGACTGGCGGATCCTGGAATGA
- a CDS encoding biotin/lipoate A/B protein ligase family protein, which yields MIAERAIVCGPCHPAQGLAWDEALVRAPVDRPTLLVWRAGPAVVIGRFQRADWEVDAAACAGRGVRVWRRFTGGGAVYLDAGTVCAALALPAAHPAASASIPEMYAPLLDGMVRACGALGADASRDERTVRIGGRKVTGIAAHRGRDVTLVHGTLLVSADLDALRACLAGPGDGPLEGRPRPAASRPDRVALVGGDVEAAERVVVEAFSAPGAEHTELTADESEAAGRLLRERYADPAWHAGPWDDVTPDAVRAVLGA from the coding sequence GTGATCGCCGAGCGGGCGATCGTCTGCGGGCCGTGCCACCCGGCCCAGGGACTGGCCTGGGACGAGGCGCTCGTGCGGGCGCCGGTCGACCGGCCGACGCTGCTCGTCTGGCGGGCCGGCCCGGCTGTCGTCATCGGCCGGTTCCAGCGCGCCGACTGGGAGGTCGACGCAGCCGCGTGCGCGGGCCGCGGTGTCCGCGTCTGGCGCCGCTTCACCGGCGGCGGGGCCGTCTACCTCGACGCGGGCACGGTGTGCGCGGCGCTCGCGCTCCCCGCCGCCCATCCGGCCGCGAGCGCCTCGATCCCGGAGATGTACGCGCCGCTGCTCGACGGCATGGTGCGGGCCTGCGGGGCGCTGGGCGCCGACGCCTCGCGCGACGAGCGCACGGTGCGGATCGGCGGCCGCAAGGTGACGGGCATCGCCGCCCATCGCGGCCGCGACGTGACGCTCGTCCACGGCACGCTGCTCGTCTCCGCCGACCTGGACGCGCTGCGGGCGTGCCTGGCGGGCCCGGGCGACGGCCCGCTCGAGGGCCGGCCGCGGCCCGCGGCCAGCCGCCCGGACCGCGTCGCGCTCGTCGGTGGTGACGTCGAGGCGGCCGAGCGGGTCGTCGTCGAGGCGTTCTCGGCGCCCGGCGCGGAGCACACCGAGCTCACGGCGGACGAGTCCGAGGCCGCCGGGCGCCTGCTGCGCGAGCGCTACGCGGACCCGGCCTGGCACGCCGGACCGTGGGACGATGTGACGCCGGACGCGGTCCGCGCCGTGCTGGGTGCGTGA